TCCTGACGAAAATGAAACTGAGAAGCTGGGCGAATGAAGAGCCTTGGCTCTCGGCTTCTGGTCAACTGCTTTCAAACAGAGCTTTGCGGCCAACCTCAAAATCCACAGGCGAAAGTCCTCTTCCTTCAAACCATTGATCCTTTCCCATCCCGAGATGAATACCTGCCGGGTCAACTCATCGGTGTCTGCACTATGTCCAGCCATGCACCGAACGAGGTTATAAACCTGGGATTGATATTCTGTCACCAGGAGATTGTAGGCAACAAGATCACCGCTCCGGCTTCTGTTGATCAGTTCAATTTCGCTGTGCATGTCGATCTTCCGCAGACGCCTTAAACGCTCAGGACTAGGCTCTCCGCCCTCCATTATGACAGCTCAGC
Above is a genomic segment from Dehalococcoidia bacterium containing:
- a CDS encoding sigma factor, with product MHSEIELINRSRSGDLVAYNLLVTEYQSQVYNLVRCMAGHSADTDELTRQVFISGWERINGLKEEDFRLWILRLAAKLCLKAVDQKPRAKALHSPSFSVSFSSGYPNEFLTAQLMRLPPDQRLAVVLADILRLSYEEIVKITSWALKVITKHLSSGRTAFRDLLLEQGHYPLESGARAWVSILDNSR